One window of the Onthophagus taurus isolate NC unplaced genomic scaffold, IU_Otau_3.0 ScKx7SY_16, whole genome shotgun sequence genome contains the following:
- the LOC111414116 gene encoding phosphatidylinositol transfer protein alpha isoform isoform X2 → MLIKEYRVTLPLTVEEYQVAQLYSVAEASKDNTGGGEGIEVLKNEPFTNYPLLGGKYNAGQYTYKIYHLASKVPAFIRLLAPKGSLEIHEEAWNAYPYCKTVISNPPYMKGNFTITIESVHESDRGQTENVHELTGEKLKQREVVYIDIANDPITSNDYKADEDPKTYKSVKTGRGPLDTPDWKDKVNPVMTCYKLVTVEFKWFGLQNRVETFIQKSERRLFTNFHRQVVCWMDKWHGLTMEDIRAIEDKTKEELEKLRQKGEVRGMRADSD, encoded by the exons taTCAAGTGGCTCAATTATACAGTGTTGCGGAAGCTTCTAAGGATAATACGGGTGGAGGTGAAGGTATCGAAGTTTTGAAGAACGAACCATTCACCAATTACCCCCTTTTGGGGGGGAAATACAATGCGGGGCAATatacttataaaatttatcatttggCGAGCAAAGTACCTGCATTCATCCGATTATTAGCACCGAAAGGAAGTTTGGAGATACATGAAGAGGCGTGGAACGCTTATCCGTATTGCAAGACTGTTATATCG AACCCTCCGTATATGAAAGGTAATTTCACCATAACCATTGAATCAGTCCATGAAAGCGATAGAGGTCAAACAGAAAAT GTCCATGAATTAACTGgggaaaaactaaaacaacGGGAAGTGGTGTACATCGATATAGCGAATGATCCGATTACATCCAATGATTACAAAGCCGATGAAGATCCGAAAACTTATAAATCGGTGAAGACTGGACGCGGACCTTTGGATACTCCCGATTGGAAAGATAAAGTTAACCCCGTTATGACTTGCTATAAATTAGTTACGGTAGAATTTAAATGGTTCGGATTACAA aatcgAGTGGAaacttttattcaaaaatcgGAGCGCAGGCTGTTTACGAATTTCCATAGACAAGTGGTTTGTTGGATGGATAAATGGCACGGTTTAACGATGGAGGATATTCGAGCAATCGAAGATAAAACAAAGGAAGAGTTGGAAAAGTTGCGCCAAAAAGGTGAAGTGCGCGGAATGCGCGCCGATtccgattaa
- the LOC111414116 gene encoding phosphatidylinositol transfer protein alpha isoform isoform X1 — MLIKEYRVTLPLTVEEYQVAQLYSVAEASKDNTGGGEGIEVLKNEPFTNYPLLGGKYNAGQYTYKIYHLASKVPAFIRLLAPKGSLEIHEEAWNAYPYCKTVISNPGYMKDNFVICIESMHCPDKGHQENVHELTGEKLKQREVVYIDIANDPITSNDYKADEDPKTYKSVKTGRGPLDTPDWKDKVNPVMTCYKLVTVEFKWFGLQNRVETFIQKSERRLFTNFHRQVVCWMDKWHGLTMEDIRAIEDKTKEELEKLRQKGEVRGMRADSD, encoded by the exons taTCAAGTGGCTCAATTATACAGTGTTGCGGAAGCTTCTAAGGATAATACGGGTGGAGGTGAAGGTATCGAAGTTTTGAAGAACGAACCATTCACCAATTACCCCCTTTTGGGGGGGAAATACAATGCGGGGCAATatacttataaaatttatcatttggCGAGCAAAGTACCTGCATTCATCCGATTATTAGCACCGAAAGGAAGTTTGGAGATACATGAAGAGGCGTGGAACGCTTATCCGTATTGCAAGACTGTTATATCG AACCCTGGTTATATGAAAGATAACTTTGTAATATGTATCGAAAGTATGCATTGTCCGGATAAAGGGCATCAAGAAAAC GTCCATGAATTAACTGgggaaaaactaaaacaacGGGAAGTGGTGTACATCGATATAGCGAATGATCCGATTACATCCAATGATTACAAAGCCGATGAAGATCCGAAAACTTATAAATCGGTGAAGACTGGACGCGGACCTTTGGATACTCCCGATTGGAAAGATAAAGTTAACCCCGTTATGACTTGCTATAAATTAGTTACGGTAGAATTTAAATGGTTCGGATTACAA aatcgAGTGGAaacttttattcaaaaatcgGAGCGCAGGCTGTTTACGAATTTCCATAGACAAGTGGTTTGTTGGATGGATAAATGGCACGGTTTAACGATGGAGGATATTCGAGCAATCGAAGATAAAACAAAGGAAGAGTTGGAAAAGTTGCGCCAAAAAGGTGAAGTGCGCGGAATGCGCGCCGATtccgattaa